Proteins found in one Actinomycetota bacterium genomic segment:
- the ispG gene encoding flavodoxin-dependent (E)-4-hydroxy-3-methylbut-2-enyl-diphosphate synthase — protein sequence MTSKRQIHVGGVAVGGGAPVSVQSMTNTDTRDAEATLGQIRSLATYGCEIVRVAIPDEAAVDALAAIVAESPLPVIADIHFKAKLAVASIAAGAAGLRINPGNIGGRDRVAEVVEAARDAGVPIRIGVNAGSIPREKRELLSAEPVGALVETIVDYVNMLEEMDFRDFKVSAKSSSVTETIAANLALAHEIEYPIHLGITEAGTSWGGSIKSAVGIGALLAQGVGDTIRVSLTGDPFEEVRVGFEILRSLGLREHGPNLISCPTCGRTEIDVEAIALEVERRLADYDGTFEVAVMGCVVNGPGEARRADFGIAGGKGEGLIFAGGEPIRKVPAGELVEALFDEIEKARQAG from the coding sequence ATGACATCTAAGAGACAGATACACGTAGGCGGCGTAGCCGTCGGCGGCGGCGCACCGGTATCGGTGCAGTCGATGACGAACACCGACACCCGTGACGCCGAAGCCACCCTGGGGCAGATCCGCAGCCTGGCAACTTACGGATGCGAGATCGTGCGGGTAGCGATCCCTGACGAAGCTGCCGTCGATGCCCTTGCCGCGATTGTAGCCGAGTCGCCGCTGCCCGTGATCGCCGACATTCATTTCAAGGCGAAGCTCGCCGTCGCCTCGATTGCGGCCGGCGCCGCCGGACTCAGGATCAACCCGGGCAACATCGGCGGCCGCGACCGTGTGGCCGAGGTCGTCGAAGCCGCCCGCGATGCCGGGGTCCCCATCCGCATCGGTGTAAACGCCGGCTCGATCCCCAGGGAAAAACGCGAGCTGTTGAGCGCTGAGCCGGTCGGGGCGCTGGTGGAGACCATAGTCGATTATGTAAACATGCTCGAGGAAATGGATTTCCGTGATTTCAAAGTCTCGGCCAAGTCTTCCTCGGTAACTGAGACGATCGCCGCAAACCTGGCGCTGGCTCATGAGATCGAATATCCCATCCATCTGGGGATCACCGAGGCCGGCACCAGCTGGGGCGGCTCGATCAAGAGCGCGGTGGGCATCGGAGCGCTGCTGGCGCAGGGGGTGGGGGATACGATCCGTGTTTCGCTCACCGGCGATCCCTTCGAGGAAGTCAGGGTAGGCTTCGAAATCCTGCGCAGCCTCGGACTGAGAGAGCACGGACCCAATTTGATTTCCTGCCCGACCTGTGGCAGGACCGAGATCGATGTCGAGGCGATCGCGCTCGAAGTCGAACGCAGGCTTGCCGACTACGACGGCACTTTTGAAGTCGCGGTCATGGGCTGTGTCGTCAATGGTCCCGGCGAAGCTCGACGCGCAGATTTCGGAATTGCCGGCGGCAAGGGGGAAGGACTCATATTCGCCGGCGGTGAGCCGATCCGCAAAGTACCTGCCGGCGAACTGGTAGAGGCTCTCTTCGACGAGATCGAGAAGGCGCGGCAGGCGGGCTGA
- a CDS encoding proline--tRNA ligase — protein MRASQIFFPTLKEDPAEAEAVSHKLMVRAGMVRQLAAGLYIYLPLGMRVMEKICSIIREEMNAIGAQEISMPVLQPAEIWQQTGRWQEIGDEMFRLKDRGGRDMVLAMTHEEVITWLASREIRSYRDLPQVWYQIQTKLRDEARPKSGILRTREFIMKDSYSFDADNEALEHSYLRHVEAYSRIYERCGIRFYMVESDPGMMGGATAHEFMAPSAAGEDEVALCSCGYAANVELAISLPENPPYPEPGVVEIETPNVRTIEEVSSFLSVDPSLLIKSLLIMAKDGPVLAMVRGDQELQESKLNRIIGENRPANPEEIKAITGTEAGFIGPLELKVRKIADKSLEDGVFVAGANKNGLHVQGLVPGKDFEAEFADIRRVRADEKCPNCGNGLSLEQVIEVGNIFKLGTKYSEPLGATYLDENGKEQTIVMGSYGVGPARIAAAAVEQLSDAQGIVWPVNIAPFSVHLALLQPADELQAAAAEKLYSELEAAGVETMLDDRAISVGVKFADAELLGFPIRVTIGKRSVADGSVEVLVRSSGDEFKYAMDSAAADIRNLLESL, from the coding sequence ATGCGTGCTTCACAGATATTTTTCCCAACCCTGAAAGAGGATCCCGCCGAGGCGGAGGCCGTCAGCCATAAGCTGATGGTGCGCGCCGGCATGGTCCGTCAACTGGCCGCGGGTCTCTATATTTACCTGCCGCTGGGAATGCGGGTGATGGAAAAGATCTGCAGCATCATCCGCGAGGAGATGAACGCCATCGGCGCTCAGGAGATCTCGATGCCAGTCCTCCAGCCTGCGGAAATATGGCAGCAGACGGGACGCTGGCAGGAGATCGGCGACGAGATGTTCCGCCTCAAGGACCGCGGCGGCCGCGACATGGTCCTGGCGATGACCCACGAAGAGGTCATCACCTGGCTGGCGTCGCGAGAGATCCGCTCCTACCGCGATCTCCCGCAGGTCTGGTACCAGATCCAGACCAAGCTGCGCGACGAGGCCCGGCCCAAGAGCGGCATCCTGCGCACCCGCGAATTCATCATGAAAGATTCCTACAGCTTCGATGCTGATAACGAAGCCCTAGAGCACAGCTATCTGCGCCACGTCGAGGCTTACAGCCGCATTTACGAGCGCTGCGGCATACGTTTCTATATGGTCGAGAGCGATCCTGGCATGATGGGAGGGGCAACCGCCCACGAATTCATGGCTCCCAGCGCCGCCGGTGAGGATGAGGTCGCGCTCTGCAGCTGCGGCTACGCCGCCAATGTGGAGCTGGCGATATCGCTGCCGGAGAATCCGCCCTATCCCGAACCGGGAGTGGTGGAAATCGAGACGCCCAACGTCCGCACCATCGAGGAGGTCTCGTCGTTTTTGAGCGTGGACCCCTCCCTCCTGATAAAATCTCTGCTAATCATGGCAAAAGACGGCCCCGTCCTGGCTATGGTACGCGGCGACCAGGAGCTTCAGGAATCGAAACTTAATCGCATCATCGGCGAGAACCGCCCGGCAAACCCCGAGGAAATCAAGGCGATTACCGGGACAGAAGCCGGTTTTATCGGGCCGCTGGAGCTGAAGGTCCGCAAGATCGCTGACAAATCGCTGGAAGACGGCGTATTCGTCGCCGGCGCCAATAAGAACGGTCTTCACGTCCAGGGGCTTGTCCCCGGCAAGGATTTCGAGGCCGAATTCGCCGATATACGGCGCGTCAGGGCTGATGAGAAGTGCCCCAACTGCGGCAACGGCCTTAGCCTCGAGCAGGTCATCGAGGTCGGCAACATCTTTAAGCTGGGTACCAAGTACAGCGAACCGCTCGGCGCTACCTACCTGGATGAGAACGGCAAGGAACAGACGATCGTGATGGGAAGCTACGGCGTTGGACCGGCACGCATCGCCGCCGCTGCCGTAGAACAGCTCTCAGACGCTCAGGGAATCGTCTGGCCGGTCAATATCGCGCCTTTTTCGGTGCATCTGGCGCTCTTACAGCCCGCCGACGAGCTGCAGGCTGCTGCCGCCGAGAAGCTGTATTCAGAGCTGGAGGCAGCCGGCGTCGAGACTATGCTCGATGACCGCGCCATATCGGTTGGGGTAAAATTCGCAGACGCGGAGCTGCTGGGCTTCCCGATCCGTGTAACCATCGGCAAGCGCTCGGTCGCGGACGGCTCCGTAGAGGTCCTGGTGCGCTCATCCGGCGACGAATTCAAATACGCAATGGATTCCGCGGCCGCTGACATCCGCAATCTGCTGGAATCTCTCTAA
- a CDS encoding HNH endonuclease, with protein sequence MTSTIIPGFCQCGCGGKTKIAKWNDARKGQVKGQPLRFIHNHHRRLTTPQYIINETTGCWDWQHHITDKGYGRMWNGQKKVRAHRYFYEQKYGPIPNGLELDHLCRNRACVNPDHLEPVTTAENIRRACKFRREGGEAIRQTQN encoded by the coding sequence ATGACATCCACCATAATTCCTGGATTTTGTCAATGTGGCTGTGGTGGCAAAACCAAGATCGCTAAGTGGAACGACGCTCGCAAGGGTCAGGTTAAAGGTCAGCCGTTGCGATTTATCCATAACCACCATCGCCGTCTTACGACTCCTCAATACATTATTAATGAAACCACGGGGTGCTGGGATTGGCAGCACCACATAACTGATAAGGGTTACGGGCGCATGTGGAATGGCCAAAAGAAAGTCCGTGCTCACCGTTATTTTTATGAACAGAAGTATGGCCCAATTCCTAATGGTCTTGAACTCGACCACCTTTGTAGAAACCGCGCCTGCGTCAATCCCGACCATTTGGAGCCGGTAACGACTGCAGAGAACATTCGGCGCGCCTGTAAGTTTCGAAGAGAAGGGGGTGAGGCAATCAGACAGACACAAAATTGA
- a CDS encoding PD-(D/E)XK nuclease family protein: MNSDLKDTLVNETKPESYVLEHVSPSQLNMWMRCQKQWRFRYIDGLIIPTAAQLLLGSAYHSGLEFNYTNKIESKEDMPADEVIGAFADKFEARADSEEIDWRDSKPGEVLDRGVALTRCHMQTRAPEIQPVEVETRKSITLPSGIELLAILDLKDDRGIIRDHKTGKRKKSQGDLDKDTQATANLIVDPDATGFGWETAITNSKGADCQFLETSRSQAEKDWYLANIEATIKQIQSAIQTGIFVGNTNGWHCGPDFCGWFNICKPRC, translated from the coding sequence ATGAACAGCGATTTAAAAGACACCCTAGTTAATGAAACGAAGCCCGAGAGCTACGTGCTGGAACACGTCAGCCCCTCGCAGTTAAACATGTGGATGCGCTGTCAGAAACAGTGGCGCTTCCGCTATATCGATGGGCTCATCATTCCTACAGCGGCGCAGCTGCTTTTGGGCTCGGCCTACCATTCCGGGCTCGAATTCAACTACACCAACAAGATCGAGTCGAAAGAGGACATGCCGGCGGATGAGGTTATTGGTGCCTTCGCCGATAAGTTCGAGGCCCGCGCGGACTCTGAGGAGATCGACTGGCGGGACTCGAAGCCTGGGGAAGTGCTGGACCGAGGTGTGGCGCTGACGCGCTGCCACATGCAGACCAGGGCACCCGAGATTCAGCCGGTCGAGGTCGAGACGCGCAAATCCATCACATTGCCAAGCGGCATCGAGCTTCTGGCGATTCTCGATCTCAAAGATGATCGGGGCATCATCCGCGATCACAAGACCGGCAAGCGCAAGAAGAGCCAGGGCGACCTCGACAAGGATACACAGGCCACAGCCAATCTCATCGTTGACCCGGACGCCACGGGCTTTGGCTGGGAGACAGCAATCACCAACAGCAAGGGAGCCGACTGCCAGTTCCTCGAAACCTCGCGCTCACAGGCTGAGAAGGACTGGTATCTCGCCAACATCGAGGCGACCATCAAGCAGATACAGAGCGCCATTCAGACCGGCATTTTCGTAGGCAACACGAACGGCTGGCACTGCGGCCCGGACTTCTGCGGCTGGTTCAATATCTGCAAGCCGAGGTGCTGA